Proteins encoded in a region of the Vicia villosa cultivar HV-30 ecotype Madison, WI linkage group LG5, Vvil1.0, whole genome shotgun sequence genome:
- the LOC131602779 gene encoding F-box/LRR-repeat protein At4g14103-like isoform X4, which yields MSNSAPEDETTILPKSKRLKHENEAEDKLSDLPDCVILHILSFLNAKEVVRTCILSTRLKNLWKRVPTLVLHSTDFSTFKSFTKFVSKILSLRDGSIALQTLDFERVGSIEPHLLKRIVNYAFARNVQRFGMSVKGDICHILPCISSCRTLTSLKLSVSPKGRHNYGRTLFPKSLDLPALTSLHLGNFAFCASEKGRTEPFSGFKKLNSLVIDNCTVKDAQILCILSETLVNLTMRNHSSDVYKIELAAPSLCMFAFSGTPYQKLCGSNLSSVKEVNIDAEMLSNYTEPPLVLLSWLLELANIKSLTVSASTLQVLSLIPDLLKDKLTSLCNLKSLKVQMKPLSYGLSMTLRTAKLQKESKAGSEPSSSIPDGIVDFLIQNSPSAEVDIIDCSRFGSSIDHLPPFPGSSIFPQFLQPSSREIIEQNMLHIPVCCG from the exons ATGTCGAATTCAGCACCAGAAGATGAAACAACGATTCTTCCCAAATCGAAGAGATTAAAGCATGAAAATGAAGCCGAAGATAAGCTTAGTGATTTACCAGATTGCGTTATTCTCCACATATTATCGTTTTTGAACGCAAAAGAAGTAGTTCGAACTTGCATTTTGTCCACGAGATTGAAGAATCTTTGGAAACGTGTTCCTACTCTTGTATTGCATTCTACTGATTTTTCTACTTTCAAGAGTTTTACCAAATTCGTTTCTAAGATTTTGTCGCTTCGCGACGGTTCTATTGCGCTGCAAACTCTTGATTTTGAACGTGTAGGTAGTATTGAGCCTCACCTACTTAAGAGGATTGTGAACTATGCTTTTGCTAGGAATGTTCAGCGATTTGGAATGTCTGTGAAAGGTGATATTTGTCATATTCTGCCTTGTATTTCTTCGTGTCGGACTTTGACGTCTCTTAAGCTTTCGGTTTCACCTAAAGGGAGACATAATTATGGGAGAACGTTGTTTCCGAAATCTTTGGATTTGCCAGCTTTAACAAGCTTGCATCTTGGGAATTTTGCATTTTGCGCTAGTGAGAAAGGCCGAACAGAGCCCTTTTCGGGTTTTAAGAAGTTGAATAGTTTGGTAATTGATAACTGTACGGTGAAAGATGCGCAAATTCTTTGCATATTAAGTGAGACACTTGTCAATTTGACTATGCGTAATCATTCTTCGGACGTTTATAAAATTGAACTGGCTGCTCCAAGTCTTTGCATGTTTGCTTTTAGCGGCACTCCTTATCAGAAACTTTGCGGAAGCAACCTTTCTTCTGTTAAAGAGGTAAATATTGATGCAGAAATGTTGTCAAACTACACAGAGCCTCCTTTGGTTTTACTTAGCTGGCTGCTAGAGCTTGCTAATATCAAATCATTGACGGTCTCTGCAAGTACTCTTCAG GTTCTCTCGCTAATTCCTGATTTATTGAAGGATAAGCTCACTTCCTTGTGTAACTTGAAGTCACTTAAAGTACAAATGAAACCACTTTCATATGGATTATCCATGACACTGAGAACTGCCAAATTACAGAAAGAATCTAAAGCAGGATCCGAACCATCTTCATCTATACCTGATGGAATAGTGGACTTTTTGATTCAAAACTCACCTTCGGCAGAAGTTGACATCATAGATTGCTCAAG
- the LOC131605598 gene encoding F-box/LRR-repeat protein 13-like — translation MSNLVPKIMIPFNNGRGMHDSEENRDRLSDLPDCLLLHILSYLNSIHAVQTCILSTRWRHLWKHIPTVKLKHSTVKCFDKFLSKMLTLRDNSTALRALDLDRRGLIEARLLEKILNYVYSHNAHIQQLEISVVAQSYPILNCISSCKALTSLKLSLYNIGSKSTYAETLFPKSLNLPLLTTLYLENFTFCGGENGCAEPFSIFTKLNSLVIRHSKVKKAQILSISNETLVDLAMHYNSFNFVEIELSTPSLCTFTFPDNLDQKICGSGLSCVKHVSIYAPQRSFSMKYPSVLLGWLRELANVESLKVTSITLQILFLVPDLLDVKLHSLCNLKSLDVELIPLRSELLILLMKDNMLKKFITKSHKEVVKLREAFKLGMELPPIPDGIVDFLLQNSPSAQVNITTKYEDRFNLKQVEESVRGERNTSYLKQFCDCLINFCFE, via the exons ATGTCTAATTTAGTTCCTAAAATAATGATTCCGTTTAACAACGGAAGAGGAATGCATGATAGTGAAGAAAATCGGGATAGATTGAGTGACTTACCTGATTGTCTTCTACTTCACATTTTATCATATTTGAATTCCATACACGCTGTTCAAACTTGTATTTTGTCTACGCGATGGAGGCATCTTTGGAAACATATTCCTACGGTTAAATTGAAACATTCCACTGTGAAGTGTTTTGACAAATTCCTTTCTAAAATGTTAACTCTTCGTGATAACTCAACTGCACTGCGAGCTCTGGATCTTGATCGTCGCGGCCTTATTGAGGCTCGCCTCCTCGAAAAGATTTTAAACTATGTTTATTCTCATAATGCCCACATCCAGCAATTAGAAATAAGCGTTGTTGCTCAGAGTTATCCCATTCTGAATTGTATTTCATCGTGTAAAGCTCTTACATCTCTTAAGCTTTCACTTTACAATATAGGTAGTAAGAGTACTTACGCAGAAACATTATTTCCAAAATCTTTGAATTTGCCTTTATTGACTACCTTATATCTAGAAAATTTTACCTTTTGCGGTGGTGAAAACGGTTGCGCCGAGCCCTTTTCTATCTTTACCAAGTTGAATAGTTTGGTCATTCGTCATTCTAAAGTAAAGAAGGCTCAAATCCTCAGCATATCAAATGAGACACTTGTCGATTTAGCTATGCATTATAATTCATTCAACTTTGTAGAAATTGAGCTATCTACTCCAAGTCTATGTACATTCACTTTTCCTGATAATCTTGATCAGAAAATATGTGGAAGTGGTCTTTCGTGTGTTAAACATGTAAGTATCTATGCACCACAGAGATCATTTTCGATGAAGTATCCTTCGGTTCTATTAGGCTGGCTGCGGGAGCTTGCCAATGTAGAATCATTGAAAGTAACTTCAATTACTCTTCAG ATTCTCTTCTTAGTCCCTGATTTATTGGATGTTAAGCTCCATTCGTTGTGTAATTTGAAGTCATTGGATGTAGAACTAATACCTCTTCGTAGTGAACTTTTAATATTATTGATGAAAGATAATATGTTAAAGAAATTTATTACAAAGTCACATAAAGAAGTTGTTAAATTAAGAGAGGCATTTAAATTGGGCATGGAACTACCTCCTATACCTGATGGAATAGTTGATTTCTTGCTACAAAACTCGCCATCGGCACAAGTTAACATCACAACAAAGTATGAAGATCGTTTTAACCTTAAGCAG GTTGAAGAATCTGTAAGAGGGGAGAGGAACACCAGCTATCTTAAGCAATTTTGTGACTGCCTCATCAACTTCTGTTTTGAGTAA